One Kitasatospora sp. NBC_01287 DNA window includes the following coding sequences:
- a CDS encoding FtsX-like permease family protein yields the protein MTNGLARASVRFRPASFAGTLIALALAAAVVAACGVLLQTGLTAKLPPLRYARAPVVVAADPDVRLSVRTGQDTETVTQAVPERARVDAALAGRIAGLPGAAEARPDSAFPLPAGEDHPALTGRGFAALGIAGPADRLLEGRAPGPNEVVLDADTARTAHLAPGASLTLTAPGGTGSFRVSGLAAGQPAGPTAWFADATADRLCGHPGRVDAITVQPRDGVTVLALAAQVRQALGGAAEVFTGDGRGAVEQPAIGGARTLLVGIGGSFGGYATMTAVFVVMSTVALATGQRVREFALLRAIGATPRQIRRSIATEAVLLAPVAGALGILPGLALARWWLDQLVSRGAIPPGVRLDVGPLPILAAVLICTLAALAAGFLAARRPARLRPGQALGQAAIEPGRPGPVRICLGLLCTAGGVVAAVLAAGLDGAKAANTALGVVMCFMAAVALLGPWVARLAAAVLGVPLRACGAPGSLAADNTRAGARRLASAITPIVLVTAFCGTLLLLQSTIAHATGENIRTGVTADQVLGSTAPGLPAGTAERVAQLPGVAAAVGLLHTSALFAADQDIDSATALGVDGDPARLPAVLDLPVREGALADLGRSADTVALDAGLADELGVRVGERVPLWLGDGTEVRPTVVATYDRGPGLGQVLLPRAAVAAHVTAGYDSQVLVADAPGADRAAVAAALIGLAGPGGGATVTDRASFVARSDAMTELNGWADTVMAGVLGGFAAVNAANTLVMTVLDRRREVALLRLAGTTRRQVRRMMRWEALLVAVTGLTVGGAIAWIALLPIARGIAGTAPYVPPGLVLPLAAGAVLLCLAATGLPTRALLRSHPLTGGRRRR from the coding sequence GTGACGAACGGACTGGCCCGCGCCTCCGTGCGCTTCCGGCCCGCCTCCTTCGCGGGCACCCTGATCGCCCTGGCGCTGGCGGCCGCCGTCGTGGCGGCCTGCGGCGTGCTGCTGCAGACCGGCCTGACCGCGAAGCTGCCGCCCCTCCGGTACGCCCGGGCACCGGTGGTCGTCGCCGCCGACCCGGACGTCAGGCTGAGCGTGAGGACCGGCCAGGACACCGAGACCGTGACGCAGGCGGTGCCCGAACGGGCCCGGGTGGACGCCGCGCTGGCGGGCCGGATCGCCGGCCTGCCGGGTGCGGCCGAGGCCCGTCCGGACAGCGCCTTCCCGCTGCCGGCCGGTGAGGACCACCCCGCGCTGACCGGCCGGGGCTTCGCCGCGCTCGGCATCGCCGGCCCCGCCGACCGGCTCCTCGAAGGCCGCGCCCCCGGCCCGAACGAGGTGGTGCTGGACGCTGACACGGCGCGCACCGCCCACCTCGCGCCGGGCGCGAGCCTCACCCTCACCGCTCCCGGCGGCACCGGCAGCTTCCGCGTCAGCGGCCTGGCCGCCGGACAGCCGGCCGGCCCCACCGCCTGGTTCGCCGACGCCACGGCCGACCGCCTCTGCGGCCACCCGGGCCGCGTCGACGCGATCACCGTCCAACCGCGCGACGGCGTCACCGTCCTGGCACTGGCGGCCCAGGTCCGCCAGGCCCTGGGCGGCGCCGCCGAGGTGTTCACCGGGGACGGCCGCGGCGCCGTCGAGCAGCCCGCGATCGGCGGGGCCCGCACCCTGCTGGTGGGCATCGGCGGCTCCTTCGGCGGCTACGCCACCATGACCGCGGTCTTCGTCGTGATGAGCACCGTCGCCCTCGCCACCGGTCAGCGCGTCCGCGAGTTCGCCCTGCTGCGCGCCATCGGCGCCACCCCCCGGCAGATCCGCCGCAGCATCGCCACCGAGGCGGTGCTGCTCGCCCCCGTGGCCGGGGCGCTCGGCATCCTGCCCGGACTCGCCCTCGCCCGCTGGTGGCTCGACCAGCTGGTGTCGCGCGGGGCGATCCCGCCCGGCGTCCGGCTCGACGTCGGCCCGCTGCCGATCCTCGCCGCCGTGCTCATCTGCACCCTGGCCGCCCTGGCCGCCGGCTTCCTGGCCGCCCGCCGCCCCGCCCGGCTGCGCCCCGGTCAGGCGCTCGGCCAGGCCGCCATCGAACCCGGCCGGCCCGGCCCGGTGCGGATCTGCCTCGGACTGCTCTGCACGGCGGGCGGTGTGGTGGCCGCTGTCCTCGCCGCCGGCCTGGACGGGGCGAAGGCCGCCAACACCGCGCTCGGCGTGGTCATGTGCTTCATGGCGGCCGTCGCCCTGCTCGGCCCCTGGGTGGCCCGGCTGGCCGCCGCCGTGCTCGGCGTCCCGCTGCGGGCCTGCGGCGCGCCCGGCTCGCTGGCCGCCGACAACACCCGGGCGGGCGCCCGCCGGCTGGCCTCCGCGATCACCCCGATCGTGCTGGTCACCGCGTTCTGCGGCACCCTGCTCCTCCTCCAGAGCACCATCGCGCACGCCACCGGCGAGAACATCCGCACCGGCGTCACCGCCGACCAGGTGCTCGGCTCCACCGCCCCCGGCCTGCCCGCGGGCACTGCCGAGCGGGTGGCCCAACTGCCCGGCGTGGCCGCCGCCGTGGGTCTGCTGCACACCTCCGCGCTGTTCGCCGCCGACCAGGACATCGACTCCGCCACCGCGCTCGGCGTCGACGGGGACCCGGCCAGGCTGCCCGCGGTGCTCGACCTGCCGGTGCGCGAGGGCGCGCTCGCCGACCTCGGCCGCTCCGCCGACACCGTCGCCCTGGACGCGGGCCTGGCCGACGAGTTGGGCGTGCGGGTCGGCGAGAGGGTGCCGCTCTGGCTCGGGGACGGCACCGAGGTGCGGCCCACCGTGGTGGCCACCTACGACCGCGGGCCGGGCCTCGGCCAGGTGCTGCTGCCGAGGGCGGCCGTCGCCGCGCACGTCACGGCCGGATACGACAGCCAGGTCCTGGTCGCGGACGCGCCGGGTGCCGATCGCGCGGCCGTGGCGGCCGCCTTGATCGGCCTGGCTGGCCCGGGTGGCGGTGCGACCGTCACCGACCGGGCCTCATTCGTCGCCCGGTCGGACGCGATGACGGAGCTCAACGGCTGGGCCGACACCGTGATGGCGGGCGTCCTGGGCGGGTTCGCCGCCGTCAACGCCGCCAACACGCTGGTCATGACGGTGCTCGACCGGCGCCGTGAGGTGGCGTTGCTGCGACTGGCCGGCACCACCCGGCGTCAGGTGCGCCGGATGATGCGCTGGGAGGCGCTGCTGGTCGCCGTGACCGGCCTGACGGTCGGCGGAGCCATCGCCTGGATCGCCCTTCTCCCGATCGCCCGCGGCATCGCGGGCACCGCACCGTACGTCCCGCCCGGCCTGGTACTACCCCTGGCCGCCGGAGCCGTCCTGCTCTGCCTCGCCGCGACCGGCCTGCCCACCCGGGCCCTGCTGCGGAGCCACCCGCTGACGGGCGGCCGCCGACGGCGGTAG
- a CDS encoding response regulator transcription factor, translated as MTPTTAPIRVLIADDQPLVRRGLALILAPAPGVEVVAEAEHGEQAVELAHRHRPSVVVMDVRMPVLDGVQATERLARELPDCRVLALSTFDMDEYVVAALRAGAYGFLPKDVSPEDLLAAIRTVHTGEAAVAPRLLTRLLSTYVTASHPPRPTAAAQSPVDLTAREVEVWRLIATGLDNAEIARAMEISLSTVKNHITSIFGKLRVRDRAQAVIAAYESGLVAAGPTG; from the coding sequence ATGACACCGACCACGGCGCCGATCAGGGTGCTGATCGCGGACGACCAGCCGCTGGTCCGGCGCGGCCTGGCCCTGATCCTGGCGCCCGCTCCGGGCGTCGAGGTGGTGGCCGAGGCCGAGCACGGCGAGCAGGCCGTCGAGCTGGCCCACCGGCACCGGCCCTCGGTGGTGGTCATGGACGTCCGGATGCCGGTCCTCGACGGCGTCCAGGCCACCGAGCGCCTCGCCCGCGAACTGCCCGACTGCCGGGTCCTGGCACTGAGCACCTTCGACATGGACGAGTACGTGGTGGCCGCGCTGCGCGCCGGTGCCTACGGCTTCCTGCCCAAGGACGTCTCCCCGGAGGACCTGCTCGCCGCGATCCGCACCGTGCACACCGGCGAGGCCGCCGTGGCGCCCCGGCTGCTCACCCGGCTGCTCTCCACCTACGTCACCGCGTCCCACCCGCCGCGGCCGACGGCCGCGGCGCAGAGCCCGGTCGACCTGACGGCCCGCGAGGTCGAGGTGTGGCGCCTGATCGCCACCGGTCTGGACAACGCCGAGATCGCGCGGGCCATGGAGATCAGCCTCTCCACGGTCAAGAACCACATCACCAGCATCTTCGGCAAGCTGCGGGTGCGTGACCGCGCCCAGGCGGTGATCGCCGCCTACGAGTCCGGCCTGGTCGCGGCCGGCCCCACGGGCTGA
- the lanKC gene encoding class III lanthionine synthetase LanKC, giving the protein MRPSEYEQFCQADPVYFDDPGSRDDLEGLYPPAVRPVPEGWRRSRDSVWVYLHPEDAVLPDQGWKVHVSGGLDEAPEIIDTVLEFCREELLSVKFLRGRETVLKANSKYAPRGSSGKLLTLYPRDEAELLRVLEGLEPRLAGRRGPYILSDLRWRDSLLFVRYGAFRQLYCLDEQGRTVSALRDAEGTLVPDLRRPVFSVPDWITVPDFLREQVESRAAGAPEDFPYDIEGALHFSNGGGVYKARDRRDGRVVVLREARPMAGLDRRGTDAVERLHRERDTLRRLAGLDFLPELYEHLVVWEHEYLVEEFIEGEKLERHLFTGRYPLLRPEPDAAALAEYTAMALDFGEQLTAMVETLHEHGVAFGDLHPGNVMVRPDGRLALVDFELAFDLLDGTPPGFGAPGFISPAARTGAAIDRYALACMRLFLFLPLTFLIELDSAKAEQLAAAAAERFALPPSWAAEVVGQLRAATGGALPVGSTERTGTGIAPFVPDGASAESWRRVMDDLAEGILAAATPQRTDRLYPGDPEQFNRGGIDLAHGAAGVLYALAETGYPVPEEHVEWLLRAARDPKVVRPGLYDGLHGAALALDRVGRPDEAGEILDRARELTEHRQRLGVFGADLSGGLAGLGLSLLHFADRRGEPELAEQALGYGERLATGAVLGKGRVGLLNGGAGLALFLTRLHEHTGEERWLDLAFAALARDLAGAQVDEKGMLLTQDGQGTAYLGAGSAGAAIAARALLRHREDAQLSQAVDLLDQACAAEFFLMPGLFEGRAGLVCALAAAAGDRDAAGDGGCDGGGDGGPGGQGRSAARQLERQVARLSWHLVRHQDRSAFPGQLLFRLSTDLATGSAGILLALHAASARKGTALPLLDHHGAPLAAVHE; this is encoded by the coding sequence GTGCGGCCTTCGGAGTACGAGCAGTTCTGCCAGGCGGACCCCGTCTACTTCGACGACCCCGGCTCCCGTGACGACCTCGAAGGCCTCTACCCGCCGGCGGTCCGGCCGGTGCCGGAGGGCTGGCGCCGCAGTCGCGACAGCGTCTGGGTCTACCTGCACCCCGAGGACGCGGTGCTGCCCGACCAGGGGTGGAAGGTGCACGTCTCCGGGGGGCTCGACGAGGCGCCCGAGATCATCGACACCGTGCTGGAGTTCTGCCGCGAGGAACTGCTGAGCGTCAAATTCCTGCGCGGCCGGGAAACCGTGCTGAAGGCGAATTCGAAATACGCGCCGCGGGGTTCCAGCGGAAAGCTGCTGACGCTCTATCCGCGGGACGAGGCCGAGCTGCTCCGGGTCCTCGAAGGGCTGGAGCCCCGGCTGGCCGGGCGGCGCGGGCCGTACATCCTGAGCGATCTGCGCTGGCGGGACAGCCTGCTCTTCGTGCGGTACGGCGCCTTCCGCCAGCTGTACTGCCTCGACGAGCAGGGCCGGACGGTCTCCGCGCTGCGGGACGCGGAGGGCACGCTCGTCCCCGACCTGCGCCGCCCGGTCTTCTCCGTCCCCGACTGGATCACGGTGCCCGACTTCCTGCGCGAGCAGGTCGAGTCCAGAGCGGCCGGCGCGCCCGAGGACTTCCCCTACGACATCGAGGGGGCCCTGCACTTCTCCAACGGCGGCGGCGTCTACAAGGCGCGCGACCGCCGCGACGGGCGGGTGGTGGTGCTGCGCGAGGCCCGCCCGATGGCCGGCCTGGACCGGCGCGGCACGGACGCGGTGGAACGGCTGCACCGCGAGCGCGACACGCTGCGGCGGCTGGCCGGCCTGGACTTCCTGCCCGAGCTCTACGAGCACCTGGTGGTCTGGGAGCACGAGTACCTGGTCGAGGAGTTCATCGAGGGCGAGAAGCTGGAGCGGCACCTGTTCACCGGCCGCTACCCGCTGCTGCGCCCCGAGCCGGACGCCGCCGCGCTGGCCGAGTACACCGCGATGGCGCTGGACTTCGGCGAGCAGCTGACCGCCATGGTGGAGACCCTGCACGAGCACGGGGTGGCCTTCGGTGACCTGCACCCCGGCAATGTGATGGTCCGCCCGGACGGCCGGCTCGCCCTGGTCGACTTCGAGCTGGCCTTCGACCTCCTCGACGGCACCCCGCCGGGCTTCGGTGCCCCCGGCTTCATCTCGCCGGCCGCCCGCACCGGTGCCGCGATCGACCGGTACGCGCTGGCCTGCATGCGGCTCTTCCTCTTCCTGCCGCTGACCTTCCTGATCGAGCTGGATTCGGCCAAGGCCGAGCAACTGGCCGCCGCCGCGGCCGAGCGGTTCGCGCTGCCGCCCTCCTGGGCGGCCGAGGTGGTCGGGCAGCTGCGGGCGGCCACCGGCGGCGCGCTGCCGGTCGGCAGCACCGAGCGCACCGGGACCGGGATCGCGCCCTTCGTCCCCGACGGCGCCTCGGCCGAGAGCTGGCGCCGGGTGATGGACGACCTGGCCGAGGGCATCCTGGCCGCCGCCACGCCGCAGCGCACCGACCGGCTCTACCCGGGCGACCCCGAGCAGTTCAACCGCGGCGGCATCGACCTCGCGCACGGCGCCGCCGGTGTCCTCTACGCCCTCGCGGAGACCGGCTACCCGGTGCCGGAGGAGCACGTCGAGTGGTTGCTGCGGGCCGCGCGGGACCCGAAGGTGGTCCGCCCCGGCCTGTACGACGGCCTGCACGGTGCCGCGCTCGCCCTGGACCGGGTCGGCCGCCCCGACGAGGCGGGCGAGATCCTGGACCGGGCCCGGGAGTTGACCGAGCACCGGCAGCGGCTCGGCGTCTTCGGCGCCGACCTGTCGGGCGGCCTGGCCGGCCTCGGCCTGAGCCTGCTGCACTTCGCCGACCGGCGGGGCGAGCCCGAGCTGGCCGAGCAGGCGCTCGGCTACGGCGAGCGGCTGGCCACCGGCGCGGTGCTCGGCAAGGGCCGGGTCGGGCTGCTGAACGGCGGCGCGGGCCTGGCGCTCTTCCTGACCCGGCTGCACGAGCACACCGGCGAGGAGCGCTGGCTGGATCTCGCCTTCGCCGCGCTGGCCCGCGACCTGGCCGGTGCCCAGGTGGACGAGAAGGGCATGCTGCTCACCCAGGACGGGCAGGGCACCGCCTACCTGGGCGCGGGCTCGGCAGGCGCGGCGATCGCCGCGCGGGCGCTGCTGCGCCACCGCGAGGACGCGCAGCTGAGCCAGGCCGTCGACCTGCTCGACCAGGCCTGCGCGGCCGAATTCTTCCTGATGCCGGGGCTGTTCGAGGGGCGGGCCGGACTGGTCTGCGCGCTCGCGGCGGCCGCCGGCGACCGGGACGCAGCCGGCGACGGTGGCTGCGATGGTGGCGGCGATGGTGGCCCTGGCGGCCAGGGCCGCAGTGCCGCGCGGCAGTTGGAGCGGCAGGTGGCCCGGCTCTCCTGGCACCTGGTGCGCCACCAGGACCGCTCGGCGTTCCCCGGCCAGCTCCTGTTCCGCCTCTCCACCGACCTGGCCACCGGCTCGGCCGGCATCCTGCTGGCGCTGCACGCGGCGTCGGCCCGGAAGGGCACGGCCCTTCCCCTCCTGGACCACCACGGCGCTCCACTGGCCGCGGTGCACGAGTAG
- a CDS encoding S41 family peptidase, with product MLTVLSAARGRRSARRIRAYLLDALELIRRTALYSDTVDWTGVRQEAQAVLTGAGGYADTHTLLREVLLRAGGRHSGLRLPRAAVPPEVRERLAARAAALGPPLPTGRVVEGVGYLRLPGLSDGYRLARDYARAGDEVLGTLLAAAPRAWVVDVRANTGGNMWPMLAVAAPLLRDGVLGRFEGPDGQSEAWTLEDGRVSLGGKPTARSRSPLGSGRRAADAPLALLTSGHTASAGEAVVVAFQGQSNVRTIGAPTAGYTTGNRTHQLRDGARLVISGSFYADREGNRFDGPLPVDERIARGEPDAVPAAARAWLSGPGRAGGGDGRG from the coding sequence ATGCTCACCGTTCTCTCCGCCGCTCGCGGGCGGCGCTCGGCGCGCCGGATCCGTGCCTACCTGCTGGACGCGCTGGAGCTGATCCGCCGCACCGCGCTGTACAGCGACACGGTGGACTGGACGGGCGTCCGGCAGGAGGCGCAGGCCGTGCTGACGGGGGCCGGCGGCTACGCCGACACGCACACGCTGCTGCGCGAGGTGCTACTGCGGGCCGGTGGCCGGCACAGCGGACTGCGGCTGCCGCGGGCAGCCGTCCCGCCGGAGGTCAGGGAGCGGCTCGCGGCCCGGGCGGCGGCGTTGGGACCGCCGCTGCCGACCGGCCGGGTCGTCGAGGGGGTGGGCTACCTCAGACTGCCGGGGCTGTCCGACGGCTACCGCCTCGCCCGCGACTACGCCAGGGCCGGGGACGAGGTGCTCGGCACGCTGCTGGCGGCGGCACCGCGGGCGTGGGTGGTGGACGTGCGCGCCAACACCGGCGGGAACATGTGGCCGATGCTCGCGGTGGCGGCCCCGCTGCTGCGGGACGGCGTCCTCGGCCGGTTCGAGGGCCCGGACGGGCAGAGCGAGGCCTGGACGCTGGAGGACGGTCGGGTCAGCCTGGGCGGCAAGCCGACGGCCCGCTCGCGCAGTCCGCTCGGCTCCGGGCGGCGCGCGGCGGACGCACCGCTGGCCCTGCTCACCTCGGGTCACACCGCCAGCGCGGGCGAGGCCGTGGTGGTCGCCTTCCAGGGCCAGTCGAACGTGCGCACCATCGGCGCGCCCACCGCTGGCTACACCACCGGGAACCGGACCCACCAGCTGCGGGACGGCGCCCGGCTGGTCATCAGCGGCTCCTTCTACGCCGACCGCGAGGGCAACCGCTTCGACGGCCCGCTCCCGGTCGACGAGCGGATCGCCCGCGGCGAGCCCGACGCGGTGCCCGCCGCGGCACGCGCCTGGCTGAGCGGGCCTGGTCGCGCGGGCGGGGGTGACGGGCGGGGGTGA
- a CDS encoding sensor histidine kinase, protein MATRRPLPPDPAQVPQSPQAPQALDGPGTDSPWTRNDALVAAGSAILDLFGYTMTSLDDNHPLSLLGLVLSVLAALPLLVRRRHPLAVLVVVLALNLALNLSAPLSHHFPCTIAVALFAVTQYRSLALAVPAGLTASLVALTSLGPRLSLGGEDVLGSLLASVLVVGTGAVLTRWQRELEIRRRLLAERAVAEERRRIARELHDIVAHQITTMQLMAGGARANLGGDIEVVREALVTLESSGRLALREMRQLLDVLRADDEREEVPAAPQPGTADLERIVDESRLAGLPTEFTVHGTARALPPTTDLAVFRIVQESLTNTRKHAGPARARVELTYRPHSVTVEVSDDGAGRPGRTAGGAHGHGGALTPPGSGGERGGYGLIGMRERAALNGGSLVAGPQAEGGFRVTASLPLGPAENVEREELFG, encoded by the coding sequence ATGGCGACGCGCCGACCGCTGCCGCCGGACCCGGCGCAGGTACCACAGTCACCACAGGCACCGCAGGCACTCGACGGACCGGGCACCGACTCCCCCTGGACCCGCAACGACGCGCTGGTGGCCGCCGGTTCGGCCATCCTGGACCTGTTCGGCTACACGATGACCAGCCTGGACGACAACCATCCGCTGAGCCTGCTGGGGCTGGTGCTCAGTGTGCTGGCGGCGCTGCCGCTGCTGGTCCGGCGCCGTCACCCGCTCGCGGTCCTGGTCGTGGTGCTGGCCCTCAACCTGGCGCTGAACCTGAGCGCGCCGCTGTCGCACCACTTCCCCTGCACCATCGCGGTGGCACTGTTCGCCGTCACCCAGTACCGCTCGCTCGCCCTCGCCGTGCCGGCGGGGCTGACCGCCTCCCTCGTCGCGCTGACCAGCCTCGGACCGCGCCTGAGCCTGGGCGGGGAGGACGTCCTGGGCAGCCTGCTGGCGAGCGTGCTGGTGGTCGGCACCGGCGCCGTGCTCACCCGCTGGCAGCGCGAGCTGGAGATCCGGCGCCGGCTGCTGGCGGAGCGCGCGGTGGCCGAGGAACGGCGGCGGATCGCGCGGGAGCTGCACGACATCGTCGCCCACCAGATCACCACCATGCAGCTGATGGCCGGCGGTGCGCGGGCCAACCTGGGCGGCGACATCGAGGTGGTGCGCGAGGCCCTGGTGACGCTGGAGAGCTCCGGCCGCCTGGCACTGCGCGAGATGCGCCAGCTGCTCGATGTGCTGCGGGCCGACGACGAGCGCGAGGAGGTCCCGGCCGCGCCTCAGCCCGGCACCGCCGACCTGGAACGGATCGTCGACGAGTCGCGGCTGGCCGGCCTGCCCACCGAGTTCACCGTCCACGGCACCGCGCGAGCGCTGCCGCCGACCACCGACCTGGCCGTCTTCCGGATCGTCCAGGAGTCGCTCACCAACACCCGCAAGCACGCCGGCCCTGCCCGGGCCCGGGTCGAACTGACCTACCGGCCGCACTCGGTCACCGTGGAGGTCAGCGATGACGGCGCCGGCCGGCCGGGCCGCACCGCCGGCGGGGCGCACGGCCACGGTGGTGCCCTCACCCCGCCGGGATCGGGCGGGGAGCGCGGCGGGTACGGTCTGATCGGCATGCGGGAGCGGGCCGCGCTGAACGGCGGCAGCCTGGTGGCCGGGCCACAGGCGGAGGGCGGGTTCCGCGTCACGGCGAGCCTGCCGCTGGGCCCGGCCGAGAACGTCGAGAGGGAGGAACTGTTCGGATGA
- a CDS encoding aromatic acid exporter family protein, with amino-acid sequence MFRARGELIAKARRRLREPVVEQAIRATAAATLAYVVALHLSSEPAPLTAPLTALLVVQVTLYSTLTTGIRRVNSVVVGVLIAIGFSAVVGLSWWSLALTILAALTIGHFVRVDEFVNEVAISAMLILGVTQVASQAWDRILETLIGAVVGLLFNLLFAPPVWVDTAGESLLDLSRRARHLLLSIAEELSGPTPVERAAARLHEARRLDQAIADVDGALRQAEDSLRLNPRIREGLLSRIMLRTGLDTLEICVVVVRVLARSLTDLAKRREEGERLLAPDLALGMEELLGHIGGALVSFAVLVTTQVGRDAQEAEERLAAELAAAWASREKLAERLLRRVQEHPQAWQLHGSMLAEVDRILDELDLEHRSRRLMEELDRASVANRARLERIGGARRLVKGGGRLLRRVLP; translated from the coding sequence ATGTTCCGTGCACGTGGTGAGCTGATCGCGAAGGCCAGACGCCGGCTGCGGGAGCCGGTGGTCGAGCAGGCCATCCGGGCGACCGCCGCGGCGACCCTCGCCTATGTCGTCGCACTGCACCTGAGCAGCGAGCCGGCCCCGCTGACAGCGCCGCTGACCGCCCTGCTCGTGGTGCAGGTGACGCTCTACTCCACCCTGACCACCGGGATCCGCCGGGTGAACTCGGTGGTGGTCGGGGTGCTGATCGCGATCGGCTTCAGCGCGGTGGTCGGCCTCTCCTGGTGGAGCCTGGCGCTGACCATCCTCGCGGCGCTGACGATCGGCCACTTCGTGCGGGTGGACGAGTTCGTCAACGAGGTCGCGATCAGCGCGATGCTGATCCTCGGGGTGACCCAGGTGGCCTCGCAGGCCTGGGACCGGATCCTGGAGACGCTGATCGGCGCCGTGGTGGGGCTGCTCTTCAACCTGCTCTTCGCCCCGCCGGTCTGGGTGGACACCGCCGGCGAGTCGCTCCTGGACCTGTCCCGCCGGGCCCGCCACCTGCTGCTGAGCATCGCCGAGGAGCTGAGCGGACCGACCCCGGTGGAGCGCGCGGCCGCCCGGCTGCACGAGGCGCGCCGGCTCGACCAGGCGATCGCCGACGTGGACGGCGCGCTGCGCCAGGCCGAGGACAGCCTGCGGCTGAACCCGCGGATCCGCGAGGGCCTGCTCTCCCGGATCATGCTGCGCACCGGCCTGGACACCCTGGAGATCTGCGTGGTGGTGGTGCGGGTGCTGGCCCGCTCGCTCACCGACCTGGCCAAGCGCCGCGAGGAGGGTGAACGGCTGCTGGCCCCCGACCTGGCGCTCGGGATGGAGGAGCTGCTCGGCCACATCGGCGGCGCGCTGGTCAGCTTCGCGGTGCTGGTCACCACCCAGGTCGGCCGCGACGCGCAGGAGGCGGAGGAGCGGCTGGCCGCCGAACTCGCCGCGGCCTGGGCCAGCCGGGAGAAGCTCGCCGAGCGGCTGCTGCGGCGCGTCCAGGAGCACCCGCAGGCCTGGCAGCTGCACGGCTCGATGCTGGCCGAGGTGGACCGGATCCTGGACGAGCTGGACCTGGAGCACCGCTCCCGGCGCCTGATGGAGGAGCTGGACCGCGCCTCGGTGGCCAACCGGGCCCGCCTGGAGCGGATCGGCGGGGCCCGGCGACTGGTCAAGGGCGGCGGGCGGCTGCTGCGGCGCGTGCTGCCGTAA
- a CDS encoding ABC transporter ATP-binding protein translates to MIRALTGSATGDPRKASAATGPDAPAYEAAPTAVDRPEHPAIELRGVRRSYGRGGKAVQALRGIDLALGRGSFTAVMGPSGSGKSTFLQCAAGLDRPDAGEVRLGGQEITGLSENRLTRLRRSRIGFVFQSFNLLPALTVEQNVLLPQRLAGGRQDRARARELLAQVGLGAHAGRRPSQLSGGQQQRVAIARALITRPDVVFADEPTGALDTRTAHEVLGLLRHAVDATGATVVMVTHDPVAASVADRVLFLVGGAITDQLRHPEPQAVADRMAALTARPAGAAA, encoded by the coding sequence GTGATCCGCGCCCTGACCGGGTCCGCGACCGGTGACCCGAGGAAGGCGAGCGCCGCAACCGGGCCGGACGCGCCCGCCTACGAGGCGGCTCCGACCGCGGTGGACCGGCCCGAGCACCCCGCGATCGAGCTGCGCGGGGTGCGCCGCAGCTACGGCCGTGGCGGCAAGGCGGTGCAGGCCCTGCGCGGGATCGACCTGGCGCTCGGCCGCGGCAGCTTCACCGCCGTGATGGGCCCGTCCGGGTCCGGCAAGTCCACGTTCCTGCAGTGCGCGGCGGGCCTGGACCGCCCGGACGCGGGCGAGGTCCGGCTCGGCGGCCAGGAGATCACCGGGCTGAGCGAGAACCGGCTCACCCGGCTGCGCCGCAGCCGGATCGGCTTCGTCTTCCAATCCTTCAACCTGCTGCCCGCGCTGACGGTCGAGCAGAACGTGCTGCTGCCGCAGCGGCTCGCCGGCGGGCGCCAGGACCGGGCGCGGGCCCGGGAGCTGCTGGCCCAGGTGGGCCTCGGCGCGCACGCCGGGCGGCGGCCGAGCCAGCTGTCCGGCGGGCAGCAGCAGCGCGTGGCGATCGCCCGGGCGCTGATCACCCGCCCCGACGTGGTCTTCGCCGACGAGCCCACCGGCGCGCTGGACACCCGCACCGCGCACGAGGTGCTGGGCCTGCTGCGGCACGCCGTGGACGCGACGGGGGCGACGGTGGTCATGGTGACCCACGATCCGGTGGCGGCCTCGGTGGCCGACCGGGTGCTCTTCCTGGTCGGCGGCGCCATCACCGACCAGCTGCGCCACCCGGAGCCGCAAGCCGTCGCCGACCGGATGGCCGCGCTGACCGCCCGCCCCGCGGGGGCCGCCGCGTGA